The genomic segment GCAGCAGCACCAGCTCCAAGCCGAAGAGCAACAGACCCGTTTCTATCGGGCCGAACAGCTGGTGAATAAGTTACAGGCGGGTGATATTGATGCCTTCTCAATGCGTGAACCCTATGTCTCCGAGGCGATACGAAGGATGCCCGACAGAATCCGGGTGTTCTCCTCGCCGGGAACCTACCTGCAGTCTGAACTGGTGGTCGTCAAGCGTTCCTACTCCCGTGACTCTCCCGAGATCATGCAGCGCCTGATGGAGGCTTTGATGGATGCTGAGCGTTACAGTAAGCGGCATCCGGAAAAGGCCAGTGAGATCGTTGCCAGAGCGCTTGGGATCTCCGGAGCGAACCCCATGTTTCTTAATCCCGAGGTGCGTTTTGAGGTCGAGTTTAGCCAGCGTCTGCTGGAGTCTTTATCGGCCCAGGCGCTCTGGATGAGAGGAGGTGACTCAAAGGGGAATGGTGTGTATCTGATGGATGCGATTGATGTATCTCATTTATCACTGCTGGACAGTGAAAAAGTCTCGATTATCTGGTAGCCGGAGGGATCAGGACCATGAAACAAGTCACTCTCAGCACTTTTGCAAAGTATGGAGCAGTGTCTTTTGTGGTATCTGTGGTGGTGTTTAACCTTCTGTTCGTTTTTATCTATACCCGGGAGGTGCAGCACAGTGAGATCCAAAAAAACTATCAGATGATCCAAAAAGACTTCAGGTTGCTGTTCAGGATCACTCATGAGTTGCATCACCTGAATAACAGGCGCGCCTATCTTCAGATGGAAAAACTGATGAAGAGAATTAATCGGGGCCTGAGGACGCTGGATTATTATGAATTCTCTGAATATGAAAAGCGGGCGATGAAGAGCCGACTGCAACGGATGGAGGTTTCGCTGACGGAGCTTGAGTTCTGGGTTGGAAAAGAGAGGCTCTCCTCGGCTCAGGAGAAAAAGCGAGAGCTGCAGATCTCTTTTATTTCGGGGCTTCAGGAGAGCTGTGATGCCCTGCTGATGACGGTCGTTCAGCGCAATGACATGAGCTGGAAGAAAACCCTGCTGCTCAATTATGGCTCCCTGATCCTTCTCATCCTGATCTTCTGCATCTGTGGTCTAATTGGTTTTATCTTTTTATACCGGCGGGTGATTATCCCCCTGACCCGGCTCCGCGGCGCCCTGATCGCCCTGGGAGAGGGACGGTTTGATATCCCGCTCACCTATGCCCGTGATGATGAGATCGGGGCACTGATGAGTAGCTACAACAAGATGCGGCTGCAGTTAAAGGCGAGTACCGAGCAGCTTCGGGAGGCAAATGCGGAGATGGAGTCCTTTTCTTACTCGGTTTCTCATGATCTGCGGGCACCGCTTCGCTCTTTAGATGGCTTTAGTCAGGCGGTACTCGAAGATTATGGGGAATCACTCGATGAGGTTGGCCGGGATTACCTGGAGCGGATCCGCAATGCGGCGAAAAAGATGGGGAGTCTCATCGATGACATCCTGATGTTATCCAGGGTGGGACGGCGCGAAATGAGCTGGCGTGAAAATATCGATCTGCAAACCTTGCTCCAGGGAATTTGGAGTGAGCTAACCAACGAGAGGCTGGGGCCCGAGGTGCAGTTTTCTGTGGAGCCCTGTAATTGCTTGTGTGGTGATCCCGGGCTGATACGGGTCCTGTTTCAGAACCTGCTGGGAAATGCGCTGAAGTTTACCAGC from the Dongshaea marina genome contains:
- a CDS encoding ABC transporter substrate-binding protein: MSKGWRVASIVLLTALLVVGSGFGIYLMTRPAQVKIRLGLALQPASALVMIALERGFFEKRGLQPVVSSYPSGKRALREGLLTGQADVVTTADVPFVAAVLEQFPLVAVGSIYYAYNMNRIVARRDLGVNQVADLRGKRVGTQKYSAVHYFWHLFQQQHQLQAEEQQTRFYRAEQLVNKLQAGDIDAFSMREPYVSEAIRRMPDRIRVFSSPGTYLQSELVVVKRSYSRDSPEIMQRLMEALMDAERYSKRHPEKASEIVARALGISGANPMFLNPEVRFEVEFSQRLLESLSAQALWMRGGDSKGNGVYLMDAIDVSHLSLLDSEKVSIIW
- a CDS encoding sensor histidine kinase, which produces MKQVTLSTFAKYGAVSFVVSVVVFNLLFVFIYTREVQHSEIQKNYQMIQKDFRLLFRITHELHHLNNRRAYLQMEKLMKRINRGLRTLDYYEFSEYEKRAMKSRLQRMEVSLTELEFWVGKERLSSAQEKKRELQISFISGLQESCDALLMTVVQRNDMSWKKTLLLNYGSLILLILIFCICGLIGFIFLYRRVIIPLTRLRGALIALGEGRFDIPLTYARDDEIGALMSSYNKMRLQLKASTEQLREANAEMESFSYSVSHDLRAPLRSLDGFSQAVLEDYGESLDEVGRDYLERIRNAAKKMGSLIDDILMLSRVGRREMSWRENIDLQTLLQGIWSELTNERLGPEVQFSVEPCNCLCGDPGLIRVLFQNLLGNALKFTSKVESPRVEVICSEEGVICIQDNGAGFDTGRIDKLFTPFQRLHGSHEFVGSGIGLAICKRIVNRHQGEIWAESEEGQGARFYLRLEGKSNGQGS